One window of the Labeo rohita strain BAU-BD-2019 chromosome 9, IGBB_LRoh.1.0, whole genome shotgun sequence genome contains the following:
- the LOC127170462 gene encoding cytochrome c oxidase copper chaperone produces MSSLSAASVEASPAIEGGEQKKPLKPCCACPETKKARDACIIEKGEESCTHLIEAHKECMRALGFKI; encoded by the exons ATGTCGAGCCTGTCAGCAGCCAGTGTGGAGGCTTCACCAGCAATAGAGGGGGGAGAGCAGAAGAAACCTCTGAAACCATGCTGTGCGTGTCCTGAGACCAAAAAAGCAAGAGATGCATG CATAATTGAAAAGGGAGAAGAAAGCTGCACACATCTCATCGAAGCACACAAGGAGTGCATGAGGGCGCTTGGTTTTAAGATATAA